A part of Bdellovibrionales bacterium genomic DNA contains:
- a CDS encoding DUF58 domain-containing protein, translating into MEKWARHFPGMKFGKVYIFPTGMGFVFLVGTALVIITGATYNNNLVFLLGFFLFSIFIISMVETHNNLRGINVESAMIPDQFAGSPLSIPLRFVNQGSSVRQMLEFYASHSKNYFGHRSLIEELGGRAVVLHPLVCGAGTRGVWPVPQVVLTTVFPLGLFRAWTVLNPGGEVILYPSPIGSLPLSYAIKENDTSSVNKNLGHQRGDDFREHRKYVLGDSFRRVDWKIFARRDRLMVKEFEGTTDRKISVRFSDVLARDSELVLNQLSRWLELAKETNAPFELVMPGGRIPFGVGPQHYQKCQRELARFNRAA; encoded by the coding sequence ATGGAAAAATGGGCTCGGCATTTTCCTGGAATGAAATTCGGAAAGGTTTATATTTTCCCGACAGGAATGGGCTTTGTATTTTTGGTTGGAACGGCTCTTGTGATCATCACCGGAGCAACTTATAACAACAATTTGGTCTTTCTATTGGGCTTTTTTCTCTTTTCCATTTTCATTATCAGTATGGTGGAAACTCACAATAATTTGAGGGGTATTAATGTAGAATCGGCTATGATACCCGATCAATTTGCCGGCTCACCCCTTTCAATCCCTCTGCGGTTTGTGAATCAGGGGAGCTCTGTTCGCCAGATGCTTGAATTCTATGCCTCTCATTCGAAGAATTATTTTGGCCATCGCAGCTTGATTGAGGAGTTAGGAGGTCGGGCAGTGGTCCTTCATCCCTTGGTTTGTGGCGCTGGCACCCGTGGGGTCTGGCCGGTTCCGCAGGTTGTCTTGACGACCGTCTTTCCTTTGGGATTATTTCGCGCTTGGACAGTTCTGAATCCTGGAGGGGAAGTCATTCTCTATCCCAGTCCAATTGGTAGTTTGCCACTCAGCTATGCTATAAAGGAGAATGATACCTCCAGCGTGAATAAGAACCTTGGACATCAGCGCGGTGATGATTTCAGGGAACACAGAAAATATGTCCTTGGGGATAGTTTTCGGCGTGTCGATTGGAAAATATTTGCCCGTCGAGACCGATTGATGGTTAAGGAATTTGAGGGCACTACGGATAGAAAAATATCAGTGAGATTTAGTGACGTCTTGGCTCGTGACTCTGAGCTGGTTTTGAATCAATTGTCTCGATGGCTTGAATTGGCAAAGGAAACAAACGCGCCTTTTGAACTGGTCATGCCAGGGGGAAGAATTCCATTTGGAGTCGGTCCTCAACATTACCAGAAGTGTCAGAGAGAGCTGGCGCGTTTTAACAGGGCCGCATGA